GATTTGTTTGGAATTTTATTTGGTTCGTTTGTTAAATTGTTCGTTAAATTGTTCGTTAAATTGTTCGTTAAATTGTTTGCTAAATTGTTCGTTAAATTGTTTGCTAAATTGTTTGCTAATTTGTTTGCTATTTGTTCACATAACTGCTTGCTTAAATGTTTGCTTAATTTGCTCGCTTCGCTGAtcgtttgctttttttcgaAGGGAAAATTGACCGAAATGacgaattaaaatttataaaaacaaatgcgcaaaaaatatattctttttttttttttttttttatggcgcACGTGGAGTGCCCAAATTTTAttacgcaaaaaataaatataacgtTATGGAATTTTTATACGCAATTTTTGTACGCCATTTTTAtgcgccatttttatgcgccatttttatgcgccatttttatgcgccatttttatgcgccatttttatgcgccatttttatgcgccatttttatgcGCAATTTTTGTACGCAATTTTTGTGCGCACTTTTTatacgccatttttttatgcggcatttttttatgcggCATTTTTATGCGCCTTTTTATGCGCCTTTTTATGCGACATTTTTCTGTTCGCGCAGGTGGAAAAGGTTACATATGCgtcatgtatatatatgtacaatgtTGAGCGTAtatgttttgcttttttcgcGTTCATTTGCGCTCTgattatgcatataaataattttgtttataattgTGTCACATTTGAGTTATGTTTATGCGAAATTTGCGCAATTTTACGCTCATTTTTCTCTATTTTGTGCTCACGTTGCGGTCACGTTGCTGTCACTTTGCGGTCACTTTGCTGTCACTTTGCGGTCACTTTGCTGTCACTTTGCGGTCACTTTGCTGTCACTTTGCGGTCACTTTGCTGTCACTTTGCGCTCATTTTGCGAGCAATGTTGCCCAAACCCGAAGGCGCTTCATGCAGGGGCaagtgaatttttaaaaagtgagaAGTCGTATAATAGGCAGAAACTATTGTCCAACGAGAGGGGCATTCTTTCgcatgtttattttattaaatattttctgtccattttgccacatttttatgtttatttttttctggccCCTCTGTATGCAACCAATCAAGCTTTCGCTTTTGCTTTCGCTTTTGCGGCGTTTTACGGGCATGTGGACATAGCCGCGGCACGCTTTTCATACGCACGTACGTGCCTAGTTGCGTACGTATATAAATGCCCACCTGCTGCTCGAGCTGCGCAGGTTGGCTcgaccctttttttaaacttcaCCCTTTTGCCCTTTTGGCAAGCTTCTCCTTTTAAGACGCACGTCTTTGCCTTTCCCGTTGCTTCGCCCCATCGCATGCGTGActcttttgctttccttttttctgcaaaacAGGGCAGAGAATTTAGTCGCCCCAAAGGACCCCCAGCCATATGCTCAAGTGCGATTGCGGCGGGGTTGCCCCATTcttatacgtacatatgtacatatatgtacgtatatatattttttttaatttccttttgccCATgagtttttcttcccccctgccCGCGCCATACTTACGTTGCACGTAAAACGGATGAGAAACGTCCTTTTACTTCTGGTCTGCAACAGAACCAACGCGCGCTTCTCCTGATAGTATACTTCTCTCCCCCAAagctgaaaaaaatgaacgtgACTAAATTTGCCCTTGCCCATAGAAACCTTTTCTGCATTTCGAAAAGCACCATCAGTTCGTTAAATTATTTCCTCattcgtgaaaaaaaaaatttactgcCAAATTATGGAGTTGCAAATTTTGTATCCCATGATGAGGTAGCGTTAACAAGGGGAGACAACGTCCATGAgggcgttttaaaaaattcagtCCTTTTGAAtgactccttttttatatccaatttgaaaaaaagaagccaaGAGGAATCATCCTTTGAATGGCCTCAACAGGTTGCGCCTTACGCGTGCGAATGTTCCGCATCGGTGGTTGAGCATTGCGTATACTTACCTTCGGACCACCGTCATGATATGGACCACCACGGCACAATGTGATGCCCCATTTCagatgaataaaaaaaaatcctcacattttttctttttttaaccgcACAGGAAAtcttacattttaaaaataaaaaaacgagaTTATCcttgaggagaaaaagaaaaagaatggGCGAGCGCGTCAGCTTAAGATATCGATGATGCTGCGTGGTAGTGCTAGTAACAGCTGCGCAAGCTTAATTACGTTTGGAAAGCTCTTGTTGGAAGTTAGCACTGTGGTCAAGTCGGCTGCCCATACATATGCTACGCCCCCTGCGTTCGTTTCGTCCATGTGCAGGAGTGCACATGTCCACTTGAATAAAGACACAGACATGCGCCCATTTTgaacttccctttttttggggggtttTGCTTAAATTTCGTGCCCTCCCCGTCTAAATGGGTATGGCAAAACGGGTACCCACGCGAGAACATGCATATATCGATCTCCCCCTGtgggtccctttttttttttttttccttttcgcgtgATTCTTCACTCGGTTGTGCACAGAACAGTCAGTGTGAGAAAAATGCCTTACACGACAATTCCGGTGATTCAACAAATTTGCCCATTTAGTCCTCCACTGCGCGGGTAAATTTTTCACCTTAAAAGGGAGAAGTCAAAttgtggcaaaaaaaaaaaaaaaaaaatgcttataATGGCATTCGCGTCAGCATATAAATGTGGTTTATTGGGGACAATTTTTCGCGAAATGGAAGGCTGACGGGATAAGGAAACACAAAATAGTTCCGTCCCATGGCGAAAGAAATgtctttttattcttttttgtgtatcaaaagtgatatatatttttttttttcttttgttgcTTCGCAATAATTTCTGTTTTTGGTCGAAGCGGCACAGTTCAAAGGTATGTTGCTCGCTCAGTGGAGCAGATCCATTTGGTGGCATTAActcaggggaaaaaacagtCCATGCTCGtcagcaaaaggaaaagggctTGCgagtgtgtgtgtgtgtgtgtgtgtggatCGGCGGGGGCGTAAAACCAGTGAGTGCCCAATTTGCTCTAATACtcaataaaatgttttaccCTCAGAATGGCGTTTTATGGcccaggggaaaaaagaaaaaaaatcaccgaTCGCAAAAAATAGTTGGCAAAGCACAAATTGCTTGAAGCCAACGCGCCAATGAAAGTGAGTTATTTTGGAGTTCGCCTTCGCCCTGCGCAGCTCCAACTCGTCAGCCCGTTCGCTCAACTCCCCTCAGTGTATATTTGCCTGCCTCGCGGAGCCACCTAGGCTTGGCACATAAAGAAAATGTTCAAacgtggggggaagaatatgtaaaaaaaaaaagattgcCGCGCCGCCTTATGcgatataatattttattaaaaattcgcGCTCTTTTTGGTTACCCATCTGTGCATCACTCTGTGTGCCATTCTGTGTGCCATTCTGTGTACCACTGTGTGTACTTTTTGCGTGCCCTTTTGTTCGCGAAGTCCCCCGCACAGATGCTCGCAGGAGGCATACGTACCCAGTCAGCTGTTTGACAACTTGGGGGGCGCGCATTCTTAAGGACCATCGACGAAGCAGAAGCGCGAGCCTCCTTGTTGGCCCACTTTTTTCCGTGCCCAGTTGAGGAAGGCACGGCGATATGGTTTTAACAGCTGCGTTAGAATTTTCCCGCGCCTTGTACTTCATTCCGCGTTACTACTGCTAACAGAGCATAAGAGAAGCATAAACCAGTGGGACGCCTGCGCGAAGAGGAATTGAGGCAGGTTCAGTGTCCCCTTTTAAGCGGCCAAAAAGAGCAGCATAATTGCCTATTACACACTACTTCGTCACACAGCAcggacgaagcggtgaaaaTATTCacgtgaagaggaagaagatggcgaaattgaaaaagaacAGCATGATGTTTTGGAAGAGGGACAGCCACGAAGTGTCGTATTTTTACAACATGCTAAATGGGCTGATCTGCGTAAGtgggatatattttttctttttaatttttgggTACTATCAAGAAAAATTACCCAACCTGGGCAAGGGAAAGGACAAATTTTACtacaacatatttttaatatgcaTTTTGTGTTTCTCCAACAGTGTGTGCAGTTTAACGGCggtatttataaaaagcaaGTTGAATAATGAGCCCTTTTTACacgatttgaagaaaaacgtGGACAAGTACTTTATCAAACAGATAATGCTTATATCTGTAACGTATTCAATCGCAATGATAGCAACAAATTATTCCCTAAGTCATGTCAATTTTCCAACACAAGTGCTGGTAAAGTCAGGCAAAATGATCCCCATAGTTGTTGGAGGGTACTGtttctttggaaaaaaatacccctACTATGACTACATTTCTGTATTTCTAATCACATCTTCTTTAGTAATATTCAACTTGTTAAGAACGAAATCGTCCAAGGAAGTTCACCAGACAACATTTGGACTTCTCCTCTTATGCCTATCCCTAATCTGTGATGGGTTGACAGGGCCAAGACAAGACAAGCTCCTAAGcaaatataatgtaaattCAATCAACTTAATGTTTtacgtaaatatatttgcctTTTGCTTTAACCTCGTGGCTTCATTAATTATAGAAGGGGCTAAGCCGTATAACTTTTTATCCAAATATACCAATTCGTACTACTACATTTTAGCCTTCTCCATCAGTGGGACTTTGGGGcagtttttcgttttttactCGCTCAAGGTGTATGGGAGTTTGTATACCAGTCTGTTTACCACTTTGCGGAAGGCCCTAAGTACCGTCGTTTCGGTGTACCTGTTTGGCCACGTGTTGAAGCCCTTGCAGTGGGGCTGCATTGCCGTCATTTTCTCGACGCTCATTATACAGAACTATCTCAAGCAGCAGGCCAAGAAGGTTCACAGCAAGACCAAGTGATGGGGGGGTGGCTCCTCGAGGTGTTATCGCGTTGTAGCGGTTTTATCGGCGTGCCGACCATGTCGATGCTGCTAATGCAGCTGATGCTGATGGGGCGGGTTTCCTCCGCGGTTCTCGCGCGGCGTGCTCCCTTTCGCACACCGTTTTTATTGGCCTTATCAttcgccattttgcgcaCTGTTTTTCGCACCTTTTTCGCACCTTTTTtgcaccattttgtgcaCCTTTTAtgcatctttttttccaccgctTGCTCACCGCCTGCTCACCCATTGCTCGCCCCCCTCCGCTGGCCGGAGAACGCGAACTCCTCCACAAATGGCAAACGTCTGCATTTGTTatgtccatttttaaattgtaaataagTGCAAAATGTTTGAAAAGGCTAacatacaaaaaaggggagggccAACGAGCGCGCACAAGAATGCGTGCAAGGGCagatatatacacatgtgcacacgcaTGTACACACAACACATGCAAGGGGCGTGGTGGGCGACAGTCGTTCCGCATCCCAAAACTGGGTGTCGCACGCAGGTGAGGGGCAAAAACGTAGTTGGGGTGCCACGGGGGTCGTGGGGCACAGGGCGGCTGCTGCGCGGGGGCCTACGTGCAATTCTTCCAGGTCTTCCACTTCGTCaacttcttccgcttcttaTTGTGCGAGGGGCGCGAAGGGGCTTGACTCGCTGAGCTCATCtatgcacatacatacgAACATACATAGgtacatacgcacatacatacaaacatacatatgtacattggCGTGGCGGAGGAGCAACCTAATTGAAGCCCTTCTCCAGCAAACGAGTGACGGCGGAATTCACGTCCCCCCCGGTTTCCTGCAAAGCCTGAATATTCGCATCATTATCGATGAAGCCCATCTCCTGGAGACTCAACAACTGGGAGGCGTATCGCTCCTCGGGTGGCCTGTTATCTGCAACATTGGGGGTGTTAAAGTCCATATTTTGACCCGCGCCTGGGAAATTAAAACCGCCCAAGTTACGATTGGCCCTCATAACCTGTTGGAACGTTTGCAGCAATTCCGGGGATTGAAAAAGAGAACTCATGTTGTTCAAATTGTTATTGCTGTTACTGTTGTCACCTGGGTTTCCTGCCCCCGCACCTGCATTGGCACTTGCACTTGCGAAGTTATTTAAGTTGCTCAACAGATCTTCCATTCTTAGGCTTCGTTGATTATTCCCCGCATTATTAGCACCGTTGTTGTTCCCCCCACTGCTCATGTTTAGGGCATTTTCGAACTGCAATCCTGCCTGCAAAAATTCCGGCCTCATTAATTCTCTTAACAGGTTTGGATTTTCCAATACTGGCTGCATAATGGGGCTCTGCGAAAAGGTGTTCCTGAGCAGTGGGTTGTTGGACACTATGTTGGCCAGCATCTCCGGATTGTTGCTAATTTCGTTCATTAGGGATCTCGCGAGTGGGTTGTTTAAGAGGGAGCTGATGCTGTCTCGATTGATTTCTCCATTCCCTCCGGGGTTTAAAAAGTTGGCGAACGCGCCCAGGTTGAAGTTGTCTCCCGCGCCGAGTCCCGCGTTCAGGTTCATGTCGCCTGTGGGGGGGCGGTTGTGTGTGGGGGAGGAATAAGAAACGGGTACAAAGCAGAGAGGAGAGTCATACAAACAGACGGATGCGTAACCGCCCGCGAAGGAGCTTCTCCACAGGGACGACGAGACACCCCGTGCGCGAAGAGGTACCTCCCGCTCCACTCTGCAGAAACATCTGAACAAGTGGATTGTCGCTAAAGTCGTTCATGTGCTCGCCTGGATTTGCGCCAACGTTGGGGGTCGCGCTCGCGCTGGCGTTGCTTCCCGCTCCTTCGTTCTTGTTCGTCTCCTTCTCAGCTTCAGCTGTGGGGGTTCAGAAGAGCAAATTTATTCATCAGTGCGTCATTGTAATTGCGTGCTTAGGGGTAACGGCATTGGGTACACAGGTGAGCACATTTAAtggggtttttttttttccccctttttttttccttttttttttcctctcttttTCCACTTACGCTCCTTCACCGGGGCCGCGCTGCGAACCAAGTGCATGGTGATCCCGTCGCTTACGCCATACGTTGTCAGGGGTTCTTTGTCcttcaatatttttcctgAAATGGGGTAATAAGGAGAAAAGTAACTCATTAGTGGGTATTCCCCTGGAGGTGCTCATTGGGCCACGCCCACACGCACCGAAAAGGTGAGCTACACAAGGAAGCCACCGAGGAACAAAGATACAGGAGGACGATATGCTTCCATTCAAACGGATGGGGTTGTCCTCTAAGTGAGCTTTTCTCCACCCCTTTCCGTTTGtacctttaaaaataatcctCTGACACTCAACAGGGATATCCACATGTTCagcacatttttgctttaactCCAAAACGGTTATTTCTGGTTCCACCGAAATGGTGAattctttcccccccgtaACTTTGAATGACACGTTGAtggccattttgcttttttctccAGAAGGGAAGCAGATGAGTTGTGGATTTTCTTCAGGGTGAATACCGTCGTCACTGGAATTGGCTATCTTTTGTGTGTTCACGTGTATGCGAGAGGAATGCACAACTATATAAGCGCCTGTTACTGTGTACGCACTTTGCTATTTACTGTGAGGGGGGTGGGTTGCTTATGGCTAAACGGATGTGCTAGCTAAACCGTATGGCTTTACAATCCCGCTTGCAAAAACGGCTCGCGCAATTCGTTTGAAAGGGTTGAACAGGTAAAATCCGCTCAGCTGAAAAGTTTTGATGACAGTCATGCGAAAAAATCGCCTCAGTGGCAAGCGGTTAGTGGCACGCAGTTAGTGGCACGCAGTTAGTGGCACTCAATTGGGGTACGCAACTTTTGGCATTTAACTTGCAGTTCGTggtagtatttttttttttttttttttttttcctgcagtGCTCACACGTAGGCGCGTACTCCTTATTCGTTCAGCATCGCCGCGAAAATTGCCCTTTCATCCGCTTCGCTTAACACTctttagatttttttttttttacaatttcggCTTTTCTCTGTACGCGCATTTCGCGGCAAATCCGACACGCCGCCTGGCATATCCGCAGGGCGCAACAAAAAACACCCTACAAATTGGCTTCCAGGGGAGCGGCTAAAAGGCACTGCGTACTGCCTAACATTAGGGTACTTTTTCTCTTCAGGCCTATGCGTGTTAGCGGCATGCGTGGCGGAGTGGCCTATGGCTTTCCTCTATTGAGTCGTATGCCCAGTAAAGGGGTACACCGCCAACGCAAAATTGGTGCCATTGCGGGGGGATACACACGGATAGGCCTTCTTAAGGAAAAACAGTGTGAATACATCACTATTCATTATGGTCCCGATTACTATGCCAACTTGCCTCCGAggtgaaaacgaaaaaattccTGTAGAAAAATAGTGCGTCAATTTGCCATGCCCAGTGGCATACACGGCAAATTACGCTGCTGTATGAATCGCCCTTCCACGTGGCATAATGTACCACTCTCCCTGAACTTAAATTTATTTGGCAGCCTTCCAAATGTCAGTGCGCACAGgcatatgtattatatatgtatatatatgcacacacgtaTAGATGTTCTGCACCCCGGGGGGCTAAACATTTCCATCGCCTAGAAGGGCCAACATGTGAGCGAAGAAGGGGCACGTCCCTGCCCCTACCCCCAACTGCGTAACCAGGCAGGGAGGCATTCCCTAACCGAAGGGCGTAACCCATTTCGGTTTTCCCGTTTGCCCCTTTACCGCTTTATCACCTCGGCAACGCTCAACAAGGGGgctgaaaaataaaaaaaacatcccgCCGAAAAGCCGGTGCAGCCCGGGAGTAATTCTTCCCCAAAAGATAGCAAAACGGGGCGTCTGTCTACGGCAACCTCCAATTGTGCCACTCCACAAATGAGCAGAAAAtacttttcctttaaaaCGCTGCCAATTGGAAGTGGTTACTACCGTTGTGCATCCTGTTTTGCCGCCGAGGAATTCACTCggaaaagcgcaaaaaaaaaaaaaaaggaaaaaaggtaaagaaaGGACAAAACGAGTAGGAAAAGTAATGTGGCCACAGACCCCGCTTCGTTTCTCCCCttcgtttctccttttcctttctccttttcgtgtACCCCCCAGTATGCGGGCCTGCACACCACCCCTCCCCTGTGATGATGCGCTAAAATGCTCCGATGGTCCACTACCTTACGAACTTTCCCGCGCACGCAGAAGCGAAGTTTCACAAAcggaagcaaaaaggaaattatcgTGCTGCATCCGATAttaaagaaaacgaaaagtgGCAGCAAGTCCTTTGACGAAATAATCTATGACGCGCAGGAAGCCTTAGGGTTGGCTCGGTCGGCTGGCTTCAAAGTCGCGAATGGAATTTCGATGCCCTTGGGGGGGtggacattttttaaacgcCCGAGTGGGTCTAAAGGGGAAggcgaaggggaaggcgaaggggaaggcgGCGATTTAGCTAACAGCTTCCGTGAGGAAGACACATTTAGGGGCTCACGCCAGTCAAACGTAGGGGCAAACGCGGGGGCCCCCTCCGAGGTGCCTCCGCAGGGGGAGGacctagaaaaaaaaattgcagagtCGATTATCATCAAAACGAACAGAATAGATAACAAGTTTTACTTTGGCAAAGGCAAATTGAATGAGCTGTCCACCTATTTTCTAAAACACCCAACGCCGTACGTGTTTATTAACGCGCTGCtttcgcctgaacagttcagaAATTTGGACATGCTGTTTAACGGCCTGCTGCGGAGCCACCACGATGAGTTGAAGCTGCGTAGGCAGaagcagaggggggaagactGCCTCTCGGTGAGGGTGTCAGAATTTAGCGCGGAGGATGACGACGGTGAGGAGGACgcgcggggggaggagctCCCGTACGTCGAGATGTATAACGAGTGGATGGAGAGGCAGGCGGAGCGGGAGGAGAGGGAGGAAGAGCATGCTGAtttggaagaggaggaagagcatGATGAtttggaagaggaggaagagcatGCTGATTTGGGAGAGCAGGAAGAGCATGCTGCTTcgggagaggaggaagaacatGCCGCTTTGGGGGAGTTGAACCAATGGGACGTCCTCCACCGCCACACCGCAGATAACTGCGACGTGCCGCTCCACGTCGAGCTGTTCGACCGGTACAGCATCATCCTACAGATACTGAAGAGCAGGGCGAAAAACAACCTGAGCAAACTGCAGCTGGAGCTAGCCAGGGCCAACTTCATTTTCAACACCTACGCAGAAGATAACAAGTCAAGAATGAAGTATGTAAAGTACATCGAAAATAATGTACTGGGGAAATCAAATTTTGATTACGAGGAGGAGTGCAGTGGACAAAGCGCTTTCCATGCGGATAGACAGatgggagggaaaaacagTTACAACCACCCAGGGTACACGAGCAGCTACATAAAGAGCTCAGAAACGTATAAGGAGtatgaaaaaagaatcatTCACAATTTGTATGCAAAGCTGAAGAAGGAATtggggaaatgcaaaaataataatgcacTCCAGAGCAGTGCTAGAAAGCACAAAGGGTTAATAGCCGTGGTAGGATACACAAATGTaggcaaaacaaaattaataaattatttaaccaAGTCCAATTTGAAGGCAAGAAATTTGCTGTTTCAAACCTTGGATAATGCTTTTAAAAGTGCAAACATTTCTGATGGTCACTCCACCATATTTATAGATTCAATAGGGTTCATTCAGAACATCCCTTTCTCCCTCTACGAGTCGTTTAAGCTAACTTTGGAAGCAATTAAAAGTGCAGACGTGCTCATTCACGTGATTGACGTGTGCCACCCGTACAGAGAGAAACACAAGAAGTGCGTCGTTGACACGTTACACAAAATAGGCATCCCCAGCGATTTTCTAAAATGCAATATGATCGAGGTGTGGAATAAGGTGGACCAATTGGCAGACGAGGAACTCCtcaatttatataaaactaAGCCAAAGAATGTACTTCCCATTTCTGCGAAAGTAGGCACAAATTGTGATGTcctcataaaaataatccaaACGATGATTAACAGAATTAAGGATGTGCAAGTGATGACTCTCCAGTTTTCGACGATGGAAGCTCAAGAGAGGATTCCCTACCTTGTCAAAAATTTCAAAGTAGTCCCCAACTCCATTTCGTACTCCAGCGATGGGAATACCACTTTTATCAAGTTGGTGGAGAATCCCCGCAACTTGCGAAAGTACTATGAGCGTTTCGACCGGGGTGAGAGGGGAccctcgggggggggtgCACGTAAGGGAGCCGCGTCATCATAGGGAACTCACTCGCGTAGCTCTCTTTTGCACACTTCCGGATGATACACAATTGGCTGCATCTTAATAAcgtgtccccctttttgtgggCGCTCACCCATTTTGCTCAAATTTGAAGGGAAACCCAAATGTGCGGTATGCAGAGAGGGGGAGGCAGATTTGACCACCTGAATGGGGCACTTTAACCGTCACATAAGGAGGCACCCCAAGTGCTCTTTACAAtagggaaaaagaaaacatggGGGTTGGGGAGGGCACATACATTTCTTCGCTACACAGGACACCCTCTTTGCCGCTTTACTTTACGTAAACTGTgcgaggggagaaaaaatttggCGTCACCTATCAGGTcagtaaataaaattttttttttttcttcccctcaaaatttgcaaaatagtgttttttttttccttttttttgtgcaaaaatgtactgCTATTTTTCGCTGCCACCTATTTGTTGACCTCTTTAATCCGAACGACCCGACTGCTCATTTGAAATCCGCCATTCGGCGCGAAAAAtcgtggcaaaaaaatacgccAAATGAGTGCTGCTGAAATGAAACGGCATGGGTGATGaaaccattttgaaaaaaaaacgcaacgGAATCGCTCGCACTATTTTTTGAAGGCAtctttttgccgcttccgcttGTCCCCTTCATCTGCACGTTAAGCACGTTACCCGCGCCGACACTACAGTCGCTTCGTCCGCTTTGCAAACAGcgcccatttttgcctcAAACATATGCGCCGCTAAACGTTCGTTGTAAAGTTCGCCCCGCTGCTCGATGCAACCACGTCATGGCtgaaggaaggaaaagaggTGGCGTTCCTTGGAGAAACGATTAGCACAAGAataggggcaaaaaagattggaagtaaaat
The DNA window shown above is from Plasmodium vivax chromosome 9, whole genome shotgun sequence and carries:
- a CDS encoding ubiquitin domain containing protein (encoded by transcript PVX_091315A); the encoded protein is MAINVSFKVTGGKEFTISVEPEITVLELKQKCAEHVDIPVECQRIIFKGKILKDKEPLTTYGVSDGITMHLVRSAAPVKEPEAEKETNKNEGAGSNASASATPNVGANPGEHMNDFSDNPLVQMFLQSGAGGDMNLNAGLGAGDNFNLGAFANFLNPGGNGEINRDSISSLLNNPLARSLMNEISNNPEMLANIVSNNPLLRNTFSQSPIMQPVLENPNLLRELMRPEFLQAGLQFENALNMSSGGNNNGANNAGNNQRSLRMEDLLSNLNNFASASANAGAGAGNPGDNSNSNNNLNNMSSLFQSPELLQTFQQVMRANRNLGGFNFPGAGQNMDFNTPNVADNRPPEERYASQLLSLQEMGFIDNDANIQALQETGGDVNSAVTRLLEKGFN
- a CDS encoding hypothetical protein, conserved (encoded by transcript PVX_091320A); amino-acid sequence: MLRWSTTLRTFPRTQKRSFTNGSKKEIIVLHPILKKTKSGSKSFDEIIYDAQEALGLARSAGFKVANGISMPLGGWTFFKRPSGSKGEGEGEGEGEGGDLANSFREEDTFRGSRQSNVGANAGAPSEVPPQGEDLEKKIAESIIIKTNRIDNKFYFGKGKLNELSTYFLKHPTPYVFINALLSPEQFRNLDMLFNGLLRSHHDELKLRRQKQRGEDCLSVRVSEFSAEDDDGEEDARGEELPYVEMYNEWMERQAEREEREEEHADLEEEEEHDDLEEEEEHADLGEQEEHAASGEEEEHAALGELNQWDVLHRHTADNCDVPLHVELFDRYSIILQILKSRAKNNLSKLQLELARANFIFNTYAEDNKSRMKYVKYIENNVLGKSNFDYEEECSGQSAFHADRQMGGKNSYNHPGYTSSYIKSSETYKEYEKRIIHNLYAKLKKELGKCKNNNALQSSARKHKGLIAVVGYTNVGKTKLINYLTKSNLKARNLLFQTLDNAFKSANISDGHSTIFIDSIGFIQNIPFSLYESFKLTLEAIKSADVLIHVIDVCHPYREKHKKCVVDTLHKIGIPSDFLKCNMIEVWNKVDQLADEELLNLYKTKPKNVLPISAKVGTNCDVLIKIIQTMINRIKDVQVMTLQFSTMEAQERIPYLVKNFKVVPNSISYSSDGNTTFIKLVENPRNLRKYYERFDRGERGPSGGGARKGAASS
- a CDS encoding UDP-galactose transporter, putative (encoded by transcript PVX_091310A) is translated as MAKLKKNSMMFWKRDSHEVSYFYNMLNGLICVSGIYFFFLIFGYYQEKLPNLGKGKDKFYYNIFLICILCFSNSVCSLTAVFIKSKLNNEPFLHDLKKNVDKYFIKQIMLISVTYSIAMIATNYSLSHVNFPTQVLVKSGKMIPIVVGGYCFFGKKYPYYDYISVFLITSSLVIFNLLRTKSSKEVHQTTFGLLLLCLSLICDGLTGPRQDKLLSKYNVNSINLMFYVNIFAFCFNLVASLIIEGAKPYNFLSKYTNSYYYILAFSISGTLGQFFVFYSLKVYGSLYTSLFTTLRKALSTVVSVYLFGHVLKPLQWGCIAVIFSTLIIQNYLKQQAKKVHSKTK